Proteins from one Panicum virgatum strain AP13 chromosome 7K, P.virgatum_v5, whole genome shotgun sequence genomic window:
- the LOC120642249 gene encoding 7-deoxyloganetin glucosyltransferase-like, whose protein sequence is MGSVAADRPHVVCVPFPAQGHVTPMLKLAKVLHCRGFHVTFVNTEYNHRRLLRSRGAGALDGLPGFRFAAIPEGLPPSDVDATQDVPSLCRATMENCLPHFRGLLAELNASPDAPPVTCVVGDDVMSFTMEAAREIGVPCALLWTSSTCGYAGYRYYCTLIDQGVFPLKEEQLTNGFLDTPVESAPGLSKHIRLKDLPSFIRSTDPDDFMVHFALKVTEQIAGADAVILNTLYELEQEAVDAMRAMIPPPASIHAVGPLALLAEQIVPQGSQLDALGSNLWKEDVSCLAWLDGREPRSVVYVNYGSITVMTNEELVEFAWGLANSGHDFLWVIRPDLVDGDAAVLPPEFLEAIEGRGHLATWCPQEAVLRHEAVGVFLTHSGWNSTLESLCAGVPMLCWPFFAEQQTNCRYKCEEWGVAMEIGHDVRREAVEGKIREAMGGEKGKEMRRRAAEWREAAGRTTRPGGGSYASHEKLVADVLLSGGKSS, encoded by the exons ATGGGCTCTGTCGCCGCCGACCGGCCGCACGTCGTGTGCGTGCCGTTCCCGGCGCAGGGCCACGTCACGCCGATGCTGAAGCTGGCCAAGGTCCTCCACTGCCGGGGCTTCCACGTCACCTTCGTGAACACGGAGTAcaaccaccgccgcctcctccgctcccgcggcgccggcgcgctcgACGGCCTCCCGGGATTCCGCTTCGCCGCCATCCCGGAGGGCCTGCCGCCGTCCGACGTCGACGCCACCCAGGACGTGCCGTCGCTCTGCCGCGCCACCATGGAGAACTGCCTCCCGCACTTCAGGGGCCTCCTCGCCGAGCTCAACGCCTCCCCGGACGCGCCGCCGGTCACCTGCGTCGTCGGCGACGACGTCATGAGCTTCACCATGGAAGCCGCCAGGGAGATCGGCGTGCCGTGCGCGCTGCTCTGGACGTCCAGCACCTGCGGCTACGCAGGCTACCGTTACTACTGCACCCTCATCGACCAGGGCGTCTTCCCTCTCAAAG AGGAGCAGCTGACGAACGGGTTCTTGGACACGCCGGTGGAGAGTGCGCCCGGGTTGAGCAAGCACATCCGGCTCAAGGACCTCCCAAGCTTCATCCGCTCAACGGACCCCGACGACTTCATGGTCCACTTCGCCCTCAAGGTGACCGAGCAGATAGCCGGCGCGGACGCCGTCATCCTCAACACCTTGTACGAGCTCGAGCAGGAGGCGGTCGACGCCATGCGCGCCATGATTCCGCCTCCCGCGTCCATCCACGCCGTCGGCCCACTCGCTCTGCTCGCCGAGCAGATCGTGCCCCAGGGCAGCCAGCTCGACGCGCTGGGCTCCAACCTCTGGAAGGAGGACGTCTCCTGCCTCGCCTGGCTCGACGGCAGGGAGCCCCGTTCGGTGGTGTACGTGAACTACGGGAGCATCACTGTGATGACGAACGAGGAGCTGGTGGAGTTCGCGTGGGGGCTCGCGAACAGCGGCCACGACTTCCTGTGGGTCATCCGGCCGGACCtcgtcgacggcgacgccgccgtgctgccgccGGAGTTCCTGGAAGCCATCGAGGGCCGCGGCCACCTGGCGACCTGGTGCCCGCAGGAGGCGGTGCTGCGGCACGAGGCGGTGGGCGTGTTCCTGACGCACTCCGGGTGGAACTCGACGCTGGAGAGCCTGTGCGCCGGGGTGCCGATGCTGTGCTGGCCCTTCTTCGCGGAGCAGCAGACCAACTGCCGGTACAAGTGCGAGGAGTGGGGCGTGGCCATGGAGATCGGCCACGACGTGCGGCGGGAGGCCGTGGAGGGGAAGATACGGGAGGCCATGGGCGGGGAGAAAGGGAAGGAGAtgcggcgccgcgcggcggaGTGGCGGGAGGCCGCCGGGCGCACGACGAGGCCCGGCGGGGGCTCGTACGCCAGCCACGAGAAGCTGGTGGCCGACGTGCTCCTCTCGGGTGGCAAGAGTTCTTGA